DNA from Longimicrobium sp.:
CGTCGTCGTAGTAGCTGCGGGTAAGGTTGGCCACCAGGCCGCCCTTGCTCCAGTCGACCAGCGACGAGAGGGTGAAGCGTCCCATCGTGAAGTCGTTGGTGAAGCCCATCAGGAAGTCCGGCTCCGAATCGCCGTAGATCACCCGCTCGCCGTTCTTGAAGCCGAGCATGGCGGTGGGCGACTCGTCGTTCTGGATCAGGTAGCCGCCATACACGAAGCCGAAGCTCGAGCTGGCGGGGCGGAACGCCGGCACCGGCAGGTCGGTGATCTTGTGGCGGTTCCGGTAGAACGTGGTGCGCGTGAGCCACGTCAGGTTGTCGCGGCGCACCGGGGTGGCCTCCAGCAGCGCCTCGAACCCGCGGGCGTGAAGCTCGCCGCCGTTGAAGAACTGCGTGCTGAATCCCGTGGACGGCGCCAGGGTGCGCGACAGGAGGAAGTCCGTCACCACCTTGTTGTACCCGGTCAGCTCAAGGCGCGCGTTGCCGTTGAACAGCGTGAAGTCTACGCCGCCCTCGAGCTCCGTGGTGCGCTCCGGGCGCAGGTCGCTGGCGCCAAAGGTGCCGTTGACCTGGATTCCAGGCTGCCCGTTCAGATTGCTGACGAAGAGCGGGGCGAAGCGCTGGCTGAAGAGCGGCTGGTTGCCGCTGGAGCCGTACGCCGCGCGCAGCTTGATGTCGTCCACCCGCGGGAGCAGGTTCCCCAGGCGGAAGGAGGCCGACGCCTTCGGGTACAGGAAGTACTCGTTCGCGTCCGCGTTGTTGCTGCTGCGGTCCGCGCGCAGGCTGCCGGTGAGCGTCAGCCGCTCGTCGAGCAGAAGGAGCTCCTCCTGGCCGAAGAAGCCCTGGTCGCGCGTGCGGGTGCGCCCGCCGCTCAGGGTGGTGTTCGCCCCCGTCTCCGGAAGGCGCACGCCGCCGATCAGGTAGCGCCCGCCCACGGCGTTCGTCGTCAGGTCGCGGTCCTCGTACTGCATGCCGACCGACGTCGTCGCGCGGAAGGAGCCGCCCTCAGGGTCGAAGATGTGGACCAGGTTGAGGTTGCCGTTGACGTTGGTGTTGTTCGCGTTCGTATTGACCGCAGTGCCCGGCAGGTTGTCGTCGTCCTCGAACTGCAGCTCCGCCGGGTAGAACAGGGCGTTGCGCTGCTGGAAGAAGTCCACGCCGCCGTTGCCCAGGAACTGCAGCCGGTTGGCGCCGCGCTCCAGGATGTCGTACGTGACGTTGAGCGACGAGATGGTGCGCCAGGTGCTCTCGTCGTTGGTCGAGAGCGCCGCGGTCTGTACCGGGTTGCTGGGAGCGAACGGGTTGGCGGGGTAGATCCCGTTGCTCCCGTTCAGGTTCACGAAGCTCGGGGTGAACGAGATGGCGGCGTAGTACGACACGCCGTTGTTGTCGTTGCCCGTAAGGCCGCGGGCCGCCACCGTGTGGTTCACGTTGGCAGACACGCCCACCCGCAGGCGCGAGCCCAGGTTCTGGTCGAGGCGAAGCTGCAGCCCCTGGCGGTTGAAGCCGGTGTTGGCCGCGATCCCCTCGTTGTTCGCCACCGTGCCGGAGACGTAGTAGCG
Protein-coding regions in this window:
- a CDS encoding SusC/RagA family TonB-linked outer membrane protein; this encodes MSKRILSFVMSLLLIAGSASGATAQQRQVTGTVTGADQAPVSGATVTITGTRRGVQTDAGGRFNIGVPAGDASLTVSRLGFSSRVIPVPAGQSNVDVRLQADILNLEALVVTGTATTVRRQNAANAVAVVSRAELQRAPAPTIERALQGKVAGAQIVTNSGAPGGGAQFRIRGISTLIGNSSPLYVVDGVIISDAGIAGGQNFVSGAGTRTDIAGVQDNVVNRVADLNPADIESVEVLKGASASAVYGSKAANGVIVIRTRGGRAGAPRFNLTQRFGYAEQARTLGTRSWTRDEAEDELHLTTAQLDTYFNADGTPKAVYDHESDVFGRRAPQSETNVSVSGGTEATRYYVSGTVANNEGIAANTGFNRQGLQLRLDQNLGSRLRVGVSANVNHTVAARGLTGNDNNGVSYYAAISFTPSFVNLNGSNGIYPANPFAPSNPVQTAALSTNDESTWRTISSLNVTYDILERGANRLQFLGNGGVDFFQQRNALFYPAELQFEDDDNLPGTAVNTNANNTNVNGNLNLVHIFDPEGGSFRATTSVGMQYEDRDLTTNAVGGRYLIGGVRLPETGANTTLSGGRTRTRDQGFFGQEELLLLDERLTLTGSLRADRSSNNADANEYFLYPKASASFRLGNLLPRVDDIKLRAAYGSSGNQPLFSQRFAPLFVSNLNGQPGIQVNGTFGASDLRPERTTELEGGVDFTLFNGNARLELTGYNKVVTDFLLSRTLAPSTGFSTQFFNGGELHARGFEALLEATPVRRDNLTWLTRTTFYRNRHKITDLPVPAFRPASSSFGFVYGGYLIQNDESPTAMLGFKNGERVIYGDSEPDFLMGFTNDFTMGRFTLSSLVDWSKGGLVANLTRSYYDDARTTPDFLAPSSVGRNPDGTVIPRDFNECDYTCLSGEERAALVGAWSPYIEDASFVKVREVSLAYDVPSQILNRAGRVNSARITLAARNPYTWTRYTGLDPEVSNFGNRSVGRNIDVTPFPPSRSFWLGFNVGF